From a region of the Dunckerocampus dactyliophorus isolate RoL2022-P2 chromosome 20, RoL_Ddac_1.1, whole genome shotgun sequence genome:
- the chtopa gene encoding chromatin target of PRMT1a, protein MQHSLTLLQQKPIKMSAASSQTVVLKSTTKVSLNERFTNMLKNKQPTAVSIRATMQQQHMASARNRRLAQQMENRPSVQAALNHKQSLKQRLGKSNIQARLGRPVGMVMRGGAVGGRGGLRGMTRGLRGRGRGGMMRGALSLRGKRMAPGGPMRGRGTIGRMPMRRGGRQRAGIPGRGGPMGRGAVRGGVSRGRGGLRGRGGFAGRRGRGRGVGRPAVTREQLDNQLDAYMSKTKGHLDAELDAYMAQADPDSME, encoded by the exons GACCCTGCTACAACAGAAGCCAATCAAAATGAGTGCTGCATCTTCTCAAACAGTTGTCCTGAAGAGCACCACCAAAGTGTCCCTGAATGAGCG CTTCACTAACATGCTGAAGAACAAGCAGCCCACTGCGGTTAGCATTCGAGCCACCATGCAACAGCAGCATATGGCCAGTGCCCGCAATCGCCGGCTGGCCCAGCAGATGGAGAACCGACCCTCTGTGCAAGCAGCTCTGAATCACAAACAG AGCCTGAAGCAGCGACTGGGGAAGAGCAACATCCAAGCCCGACTGGGTCGGCCTGTTGGGATGGTAATGCGTGGCGGCGCCGTTGGTGGCCGAGGTGGATTGCGAGGGATGACCAGAGGACTTCGCGGAAGAGGCAGAGGAGGAATGATGAGAGGTGCCCTGTCCTTGAGAG GAAAGCGAATGGCTCCTGGTGGCCCCATGCGAGGTCGTGGCACTATTGGTCGTATGCCAATGCGTAGAGGCGGCCGCCAGAGAGCAGGAATTCCTGGCCGAGGAGGGCCGATGGGGAGAGGTGCAGTCCGTGGAGGAGTGTCCAGAG GCCGTGGCGGACTCCGTGGGCGTGGCGGTTTTGCTGGCCGACGCGGCCGTGGCAGAGGCGTCGGCCGACCCGCCGTGACCCGTGAGCAACTGGACAACCAGCTGGATGCGTACATGTCCAAGACCAAAGGTCATCTAGATGCCGAGTTGGACGCCTACATGGCGCAGGCGGACCCGGATAGTATGGAGTGA